In Hippoglossus hippoglossus isolate fHipHip1 chromosome 19, fHipHip1.pri, whole genome shotgun sequence, the DNA window GCCCCAGGGAACCCTGGATTACACTATTGCCTTGGGTTGCCATGTGAAGTGAGCTGGCTCCATAGTCATTGTTAACTGCATGGAGGTAGCGCCGCTTTTTCACAAACTGCATTGCATCATCGtagttgctgctgctggtggtgggcCCCTGCTTGTTGCCCACAGTTCCCTGGAGTAGACCCATGTTGTCAAGGCCAGAATCCTCCACATGATCCATGGAGCCATGTTTCTGGCCCAACAGTTTTTGTCCATCAGTACTGTCATCCAGAGAGAGGAGGCCCTTGTCAAGGCCTTTGCGGCCAGCTTTTTTAAAGACCAGTTTGGGAGTGCGACCCTGCATGGCGGGGCCAGAACCTGAGGGGTGCTCCATGCCGAAGTCCTGAAGCCCCATGTCTCGGGCCATCCCCCCAGAGGATGAGGCTGCTGCCGCTGAAGcattcttcttcctcttgcgCTCACCGCCCTCTCCATTTTTGGACTTGGCCCTCTTGCGTCCGGAGGTGGTAGAGTTTCCCTGAGTGAGTGAATAGCTGCCGTGGCCTAGCTCCGCTTCGCTGAGCTCCAGCATGCTTGGGTCCAGGCCCTTCTTTATGGCTTCTCCACAAGTCCGTTTGTGCTTCAGTAACCGGTCTGTTCTAGAGAAAAACTAAGTGGGCAGaaggaaaacagacagagaaaagtatAAGCTtagttttgcagtttttctttttatcttcaacaacaggaacatttctgcaGAGTTTAAGTAGCTTCTTTATATGACCACTGCAATTAATGAGAACTTTATATTCCCTGATCTCTTCTGACACAACCATGCCTATGAGACAGGACTTAATGGATTTCATTAAAATCATATACAAAGTCAAAAGGGAAATATCTTAAGGGTAAACAGTTATAAGCTACTTGATAAACAAACTAGATGTTGCCTACTTGTTGGCAGGTTTCGCAGCGATATGGCTTCTCGCCACTGTGTGTCCTTTTGTGCCGCTCCATATGGTACTTCTGGATAAAGCGCATGTTACACTGGTCACAGCTGAAAGGCTTCTCTCCTGCAAAAGAGGGCAAAGACAGTGTTAGTACACCACTCCAGTTAAACTTCTATGAACCgacaaactgcaaacaaaagAAGGCATTGATTGCTTCCAACACCATTTAGTAAACGATATTTCCACGAACAGAAACTCACCACTGTGGATCTTCTCATGCCGCTGGAGGAGGTACTTCTGAATGAAGCTCATGTTACACTGGCTGCACCGGAAAGGCCTCTCACCTGTGCGATCAAGAGTACAACCATCCGCTCACCAAATTAGTATATGCACAGCTCGTCATGGTATAGTCACCATGACGAGGAAGTAACATTTCAAATGCCAGGTCAAACACCTTGTGCATAAGAACAGAtcgaaataaaaacaaagaggctCACATACCTAACAGTCTACAAACAagaagcacaaaaaaaaatccaatatatTGGATATACTTTGTACTTCATTGTGAATTTAGAATAGCACTGGGCCTTCAACAATAACAATGTTCCTATGTCTAAATGATCATATACAAATATACTGCAAAATAAAGTTATACATAATTGGAATAAGGACACACAAGTGAActacataaaaataaactgaagctGTAAAAAGTGGAATTTTCCCTTTAAATAATTTATGAGGTCGAATTCAAAGAACCATGTGAGTAACTTCCAGAAAAGAGCATGACTAAGACGTCCAGAAATACATGAGTAATCATCAAGTCATACCTGACTTCAGTGACTGTCTGGTTTTTAACAGTCCCAGGCAGTTCAATCGCTTCCTGACACTGAATTTGTTCTGAGAGTGTTGTGTTAAAATGGTAAAgcttattttgtatttcctttGTCAAAATTTGTCAGTTGCATTACAGTGTGACAGAACATTTTATCATATAAAGAAGCAGAAACTGTCTCATAGTTGATTTaacatgttgtgtgtgcatctcacataaataaacacttcCCCCCCATAAAAAGCTCTGATCAGCAAAGCGAGCATTATATTTCAAGTGATGAAAACCTGAAGAGAAGAGTAAAGCTTTCAAAAGCAGCGAATGTCTCTCACCTGTATGTATGAGCACATGTCTGCGCAAGTGGTAGGAACTGCGGAAGGCAGCATTACAGTGCTCACAGATATGTGGTTTTGAGTTGGGGGACAGGCAGGCTCCATCTGGATCCAACATCATGGACTACAAGTAGAAAAGAAACCATGAGTCCAAGAGGTACATGTAAATTCTGTTCACTTTCCCTCAGCATagttcaaacacatttaaagacTTAAAGCAATGTAGGTATCAGACAATCTTGTGATGTACAGATGCTTTtaagcaaaacaaaatatttttctggCGTAGTttaggagaagagaaaaagagaatagAAAGGAGATTAACCTTCGAAGCATCGTTACGTTTCCTTCGGGCTTTGCCTCCCTGCCCGTCCCCATTGCTCCTCCGCCCTCTTCTACCTGAGGACTCTTTTGGCTCTTTACCCGGTCTTCCAGGAATCTAAGGACAAATAATAGAGTATGTATACCACAGTCTGTAGATGGCAGATAGGGGCTTCTTTAAAAGTACACAGCAGTCTATACAACCCAAGTCTGTACATTATAATTCCTGCTATGGCAGTAAGAGGGAAACTAAGCAGAAATAATGCAGTATGACTCGAAACATTATGTAGAAACATGGTGTCTTCTTACCGGTTCAGCCAGGCTACGGACGTTGCTGAGACTGAGGTCATGCAGGAGCATGTTCTGGTGATTTTGGTGGTGGTTGCCAAAAGACATGTCCTGCATGTCATTGCCACTCTTCCCCGCGCCCCCTCCAACACAGTTCATCCCCACTCCTCCACCCCCGCCATAGAGGGGCATGCGGTAATCCAGCTCATTTAGCCGCTCCTGCTTAATGCCCATGCTGTGGAGGAAGCCCCCGGTGTTTACAGCATTGGCGCCCTGGTGTTCCGGTGGCGAGTCCCGTTCTTTCTTCAGGATCATCTCCTGGGAAAGCTCGCCCATAACGGACTGGGAGGCCAGCCGTGTAAAGCTGGTGACAGGTGGCAGGTGGCTGAACATAAGCATACCTGGTGCAAAATTTGGGTCCATGCCACCGTTCCGCAAAAACTCATTGGCTAATTTGTCTTGGATAATACTCATGATCGTGCTTTTGCTTTGTGCAGGGGAGAAGGAGGGCAATGTGTCTAAAGAGGAATGCAGGAGGAGAATATCCTGAAAGAGAGGGAATAAAAAGAGTCACATTAAGTATTGATGATTACACAGATGAATACAATGCAAAGTAACTTTCAAATGTTGTGTTAATGATAACATCTCATCTATTAAGTAACTGCTACATAGCCCTCAGTGTTACGTGTGCACCACAACGTTCTCTGAGTTTCCCCTTAGTCAACCATTAATTACTTTATTGGATTTAGTAGGCTTTAGGTTAACGCAAGCACTAGTTAGGTAACTGGGATCCTTTGTAAGTgttttacacaaaatatatacatgATACAATGTCAGGAgaaaagtgaaactgaaataaagtGCTGCAGTATGAGAGAGCATAttcaaaaaattaaaaaatggtTTGATTCAAGTAAGAGGACACTTatacttttcacattttttataaaaccaAGGTGATTACTCTACTTTCCATGTCTTTATCTCATCAAAGACTTTTAGCAGATTTTACTTCAGTAACATGCCAAACCTTACACTATGAAAAGGGTTTTTTCGATCTCTCTCACATATTCATGTTATTCTACTCTATTCTGAGATCAGACACCAGTGCTTCAATATGAACATATGAATATGTAACATCCCTAGAATATCGGATTAGAAGGAAAGTCCCAATACATCTAAATATGGGTTTAAAACCTCTAAAGAAACCCACATTACAGATGAATGTGTCACTGCCTGGGTGACTacacaataaacaaatgtgGATCTCTGAACTTAAATCacccacaacaaaaaaaacagtagaGCTGTTCTTAACTGTGTCTGTGATATTTAATCCACACATCACATTGTTCCACTGTTCCACACGTGACTTGGATTACAGccataatattaataaaaaaatcgGTGTTTTAGCTTAATTGGCTTTTTCGagatcttttttgttttagcaCTTTTGATTCAAGCCGaataaaccacaacaacacTCGGCTAATAAACCCCAGCGTGGAGGCAAAATCTGGGGGCATCAGCTCCGATATTGGACAAATTAATCGGTTCACAACACGTCGCCTAAAACAAACGATATTTGGGTCAAATCCAGCGAGAGGTTCCGGGGAGTTCGGGCCGCGGTGGGGCCGATGAGCAGGACGAGCATGGAGGAAcgagcgaggaggaggggggggaattTATTGTTTAGTCTGGAGCTGCGAGACACCGAATCCAACAGAAAGCGGATGGAGCTTTTGTGATGCATAACAGTTAGCATGGCTAAAGCTAGCCGCCTAGCCACAATGAGACACAATCAACCAGACCCGCGCGTCCTCAATCAAAACAAGCGATTAAATCCTCCTGAAAACCACAACCTGTCGTTTTGGACAAAGACAGAGCGACACTTTAAGTCACGGGATGTGAAATAAGTCCCGTTTGTGGTAATAAAAAGTCTTAATTTCATCCGTTGGGGGGGGGATCAATGTAACGCAGCGGTTAGCCTGCTACCCAGCGTTGCTATCGGGCTAGCTAACGCACATCCACGACCTGATGCCGTTTTCGTGGCGTCTTTAAACGGCGAGTGGAGTCGCCGAAAAACCAGCGATAGGAGAGAATAATGGAAGCGGGGGGAGCCGGAGGGGAAACAGGCGGGTTGCTGGGAGTCGGGTCGGCGGCGCGAGGTGCTCATTCTTCGGTCCCCGAGCTTTGATGACGCTCGTGAAATCAAATCTGTCTGCGAGCGACGCTGGCGCTCTATTTATTGATAGCTAACTTTAGCTGCGATAACACCCGGGCAATGCTCACCGGCAGGCCGGGGACTAGCGACACACTCCCCGGCGACCAGCGCCCATGTCGACCCGGTAGCCGGGATCCGAGCTGTGAGTTAAAGTGTGCGCGTCGAAGGTGTTTATAACAATCAGGCTGCCACGagctagctagctagttagctcGTTAGCTGCTAGCTGCCCCGACCGAAAACCCGCATTACGGCCCATGCAACAGAAACAATGATGCTGCCTCTCGCCGCGTCTCCCCCGAGCCAGGCGCCTCCGTCGCGTGAAATCTCGACAAAGACCCCGCGCCCGTCCCGAGTAAAAGGTGCCCCCGGGTCCGCACTCACCTACACATGACCGCAGTGGGGTTCAAACGTGGCCGCGTCGTCTCCGTGGTCGCCGCTTCGGGGTTTTATTGCCAAAACATTGTTCTCCGGCGGCCGCTGCTTTCTTCCATCTTGTCCCGGCGCGGGGAATTGTGGGTGCAGCGGACGGGTCGTGAGAGGAGACAGGCGAAGGCTGCAGAGGtttgagagagggagggagggaggaaggagagagagagagagagagggtcacTGGacggtgaaaacacacacacacacacacgaacacacacaggaggaagatgatttaacacaaacattcatgtcaTACAACGCAACACACCGTCGCATTTCCCCTTATAAGATTGCATGCACAGTGTATTTTGtccatgttttcactttattacCCACCAACTGCAATCGTTCAGTTTATTGCTCTCCCACATAATCAATTTCCCCAATAAAGCATTAAGGTCACAGATGAGACCATGGATTGTTTGGCTGTAAGTAAAAGGAAATGCTAATTATCATCAAGGCTGTAAACAAGGCAACGGCCCCCAAAATATCTTTGgatttttaatttaatagtaaatattaaatgaaatttGCAGGGTCTATATTCTTATTTATCCTTACCTGAGTAAGAATTTGGTGTATTTATAGTAAAATAGTGATCTTTACTTATTCTCCATTGGGCCACTATATGTCAAAATTTGTAATTAATTGTAAATTTGTCATGAATTCGCACAACACAAAAGTGCAATACCCGAAAAATGAAGACCCTATATTCTTACTTAAGTATGAATATTGTATAAATAGTACAATagcagtagtagtgatagtaaGTACTTTTCCTCAGGTTTAATGAGAAGTACTTCATTTACTAATGGATGCACATTGTTCAAAGAttaaataagataagatgaacCTTTGTTGATCCTCCGTAGAGTAAATTAACAatccacacagcagcacaaaggaAAATTTTGTAAGtataaaaatatgattaaaaatagaaattcTATATACAATTAAAAGTAGAAATTTAGCCATGACGtggatgaaagaaaaatctgtgtGTAACACGGTTCTGTCACATTTGGCAGCAGCTGCCTGATGAACTAAATAACACCAGTATTGTTACCAATACTAATGTGGTGTATCAGTTGAAACCATCCGTGCCCTGCAGCTCCAGACCATGAGGCCTCCACAAGCTTCACTGGGAACTGATTTCAGATAATTTGATAATTTACACATTCCATCAGATAATTTGCACGACTACAATATCAACTCTCATGTCAATGGCCCCATGCTGTTGAGGCTATAATTCTTAATATGTAAATACAGCAGGCATGAAGTACCGACCTTCTGACTGTTATTATTGCAGAGATAATTGCTGTTATTATTTACACCGAGTAGAAAAGGTTCTGTCGCTGTGTGATGTAATACGAGTGTGCTCTTCTTATATAATGTCGAGGCACCACATTTGTAGTTGAGTATATATTTTGTTCTCATAATGACTTGTGAAAGCTTTTCTTCTGCCACTGATGCATTTTCCATTTGATATTGTGTCTgggtttttactttttactgcaaTTCAGTTTAACATTGTTTCCTGGGCACAgagtcaaacaataaaaaacagtcGTGGTGCAAAACAACATATCTGAAATCATGAAGTGGATAAATAAACATGGCTTCCAGCTCCAGCTTGATTGCCAGGTATATCTGTTTAATCCCTGAGACGGATATTGAAATGTCATGGGTGATAATCTTGATTTAGGGGACTTTAAAGCAATAAAGGGCTCATTTAACAGTTCAATGTGACAAATTAGCTGATATGTTTGCATTAGCTTATATTTTTGGTGCATTTCATTTGTATCTGTATAACATCACAgggtgtttttgtgtgcgtgtgtctgtggatTCACAGTATTTCTcaccaaattaaaaaacagttgGATCTGATAGTACAAAACATGTCTTTGTGCCTACTAATGTTACTACCGAGTGTAATTAGCACAAACAACCCGACCAGTATGGCTCACCAGATACATGGGGCCTCTGAGCATGGTTACAGCACAGGAGGTGCAGCCTCTGGTCGTATAATGCAACCAGCTGCAGGAGCCAACTTCTGCAAACTCCCTGTCGTATACAGGTCAAGTGTACTCTCTGCCTAATGACATCGTCCATCACTTTTATAACTTTTAATAAGCTGACTAAGCAATACAACAGCTGTAACTGTTATCCACTATTACCTTTAATCCTGGTTtgttcctcttttatttttcttatctcCTGTGCATGGACTTagtctgcatgtgtgttcctttgtttcattttctgttcCAACAAAGTTGACTATCTCATCCAGCCTGTTTAGTTTGCCTTATTATTTTACAGGCATGTGTTTCTAATGGGGATCCtcaaataaactaaactaaactaaagatCTTGTCACCAGTCAAGTTTAGTTCCACTGCAGTACCACCAGGGGGAGCTAAAAAGCCACCAATGACTACAAGTAGTGttcttagaataaaaaaaaacaattttatcGTACACTGTTTCTCTCAAGATGGAAATAATAGagtcacaggaaacacatatcaaagaaatatgaaaagaagGGTTTCGGTTTGATATCACCGTCACATTGTTTGCTCGGATTGTTGCTATTACCTGATTGGGTACATACAATAAAACTGTAGCCACACATCCGCCCCTGTGAAAGAGAGATGTGCCCCCCATGCTGCAGTCACTCCCACCAGAGCATGTTCCCTCTGGCACAAGTGCGCACTGTAGCCTGCTTTTCCCATCCAGCGGCTCATTGAGCAGCAGCACCTCAGTGGATCCACCAAGGACGCAGCCTTTTCAATGTGAATACAGCTTTTGTTTCACGCGTGCTTTCCActgggttttttctttttttctcccaggcTGAGCGCAAAAGTTGGCACCTGCGAGGAGCCGAGTGTGACTGAATCATGCCCATTGCGCAGAATCTGTGCTCACTTACGGTGAATCTACGGGAGAGGAGCGCGTCTCCACCTCACGGGACGCAGGACGCGCGCTGAATGTTGCCGCATGGTGTTTGTGCAGGAGGGAACCAAAGTTGCGTAAAGAGCCCGACCCTGCACAAGTAGCGACCGCCTGTCACCAACAAGGGGATTGGAACCATGTCGGCCATACGGAGGAAATTTGGGGAGGACTACCAGGTGGTGAACACCAACCAGGACATGACTTTCTCCGCccaggtgaagaagaagaggcagcgGTTTGTGGAGAAGAACGGCCGCTGCAACGTCCAGCACGGTAACCTTGGCGGGGAGACCAGCCGGTACATCTCCGACCTCTTCACCACGCTGGTGGACCTCAAGTGGCGCTGGAACAtgctcatcttcatcctcacctACACGGTGGCGTGGCTCGTCATGGCTTCCATGTGGTGGGTGATCGCCTACATCCGCGGCGACCTGACCCACGGCGGCCACGACGACTCCTACACGCCGTGCGTCGCCAACGTGTACAACTTTCCCTCCGCGTTCCTCTTCTTCATCGAGACGGAGGCGACCATCGGCTACGGCTACCGCTACATCACGGAGAAGTGTCCGGAGGGgatcatcctcttcctcttccagtCGCTGCTGGGCTCCATCGTGGACGCCTTCCTCATCGGCTGCATGTTC includes these proteins:
- the znf281b gene encoding zinc finger protein 281b isoform X2; its protein translation is MSIIQDKLANEFLRNGGMDPNFAPGMLMFSHLPPVTSFTRLASQSVMGELSQEMILKKERDSPPEHQGANAVNTGGFLHSMGIKQERLNELDYRMPLYGGGGGVGMNCVGGGAGKSGNDMQDMSFGNHHQNHQNMLLHDLSLSNVRSLAEPIPGRPGKEPKESSGRRGRRSNGDGQGGKARRKRNDASKSMMLDPDGACLSPNSKPHICEHCNAAFRSSYHLRRHVLIHTGERPFRCSQCNMSFIQKYLLQRHEKIHSGEKPFSCDQCNMRFIQKYHMERHKRTHSGEKPYRCETCQQFFSRTDRLLKHKRTCGEAIKKGLDPSMLELSEAELGHGSYSLTQGNSTTSGRKRAKSKNGEGGERKRKKNASAAAASSSGGMARDMGLQDFGMEHPSGSGPAMQGRTPKLVFKKAGRKGLDKGLLSLDDSTDGQKLLGQKHGSMDHVEDSGLDNMGLLQGTVGNKQGPTTSSSNYDDAMQFVKKRRYLHAVNNDYGASSLHMATQGNSVIQGSLGPEPTLAMLDTSPLDLKHDKSGIPDEVLQSLLDHYSHKPEGTHHHDVTFDLSDHPHHVDLQPAAPVTPELDDDSPNGGDKTAVMSEYSKFLLQALERTSHSGPFPSLGPTGPFPLLSSSSSPTGPLFSDKHVYTTSPLDCGYPPAVSSPVPIVAPSSVSSSTSSKSHYGMLVGSPSQAGYHLGLEPTSHQQLTPSQELTEQLEKQHSPGTFNLPPQDLTATSDGSKGQQPKAGGNAAPTNGSSYPDLSSLNPPKETMYQIENFAQAFGSQFKSGRRTPLGYGSDPGAEVDHRIRTPVSEFSGYTSLLADVSEPVGTGSKTPTSQSFR
- the znf281b gene encoding zinc finger protein 281b isoform X1; translated protein: MSIIQDKLANEFLRNGGMDPNFAPGMLMFSHLPPVTSFTRLASQSVMGELSQEMILKKERDSPPEHQGANAVNTGGFLHSMGIKQERLNELDYRMPLYGGGGGVGMNCVGGGAGKSGNDMQDMSFGNHHQNHQNMLLHDLSLSNVRSLAEPIPGRPGKEPKESSGRRGRRSNGDGQGGKARRKRNDASKSMMLDPDGACLSPNSKPHICEHCNAAFRSSYHLRRHVLIHTDRTGERPFRCSQCNMSFIQKYLLQRHEKIHSGEKPFSCDQCNMRFIQKYHMERHKRTHSGEKPYRCETCQQFFSRTDRLLKHKRTCGEAIKKGLDPSMLELSEAELGHGSYSLTQGNSTTSGRKRAKSKNGEGGERKRKKNASAAAASSSGGMARDMGLQDFGMEHPSGSGPAMQGRTPKLVFKKAGRKGLDKGLLSLDDSTDGQKLLGQKHGSMDHVEDSGLDNMGLLQGTVGNKQGPTTSSSNYDDAMQFVKKRRYLHAVNNDYGASSLHMATQGNSVIQGSLGPEPTLAMLDTSPLDLKHDKSGIPDEVLQSLLDHYSHKPEGTHHHDVTFDLSDHPHHVDLQPAAPVTPELDDDSPNGGDKTAVMSEYSKFLLQALERTSHSGPFPSLGPTGPFPLLSSSSSPTGPLFSDKHVYTTSPLDCGYPPAVSSPVPIVAPSSVSSSTSSKSHYGMLVGSPSQAGYHLGLEPTSHQQLTPSQELTEQLEKQHSPGTFNLPPQDLTATSDGSKGQQPKAGGNAAPTNGSSYPDLSSLNPPKETMYQIENFAQAFGSQFKSGRRTPLGYGSDPGAEVDHRIRTPVSEFSGYTSLLADVSEPVGTGSKTPTSQSFR